In one Lolium rigidum isolate FL_2022 chromosome 3, APGP_CSIRO_Lrig_0.1, whole genome shotgun sequence genomic region, the following are encoded:
- the LOC124700211 gene encoding uncharacterized protein LOC124700211: MSQSALQPVEDPAAPAPITSIWGRRIWRPPSLAASLRTRKRSPVFAMGVVRRRTGELHMADHTGDFFAPSSCRYDFLLAAAEEDHAEESLTSLIISFGTGGDSWSRGTQSSSTLGMGAWLSRTLNGTKRAWRRSGRPGLHKPMRSTSKLRNISV, translated from the exons ATGTCGCAGAGCGCCCTACAGCCGGTGGAAGACCCGGCGGCGCCTGCCCCCATCACATCGATCTGGGGGAGGAGGATATGGAGGCCCCCGTCGCTGGCCGCCTCACTGCGGACGAGAAAGAGGTCTCCTGTTTTTGCGATGGGTGTTGTTCGTCGCCGCACTGGTGAGTTGCACATGGCGGACCACACCGGGGATTTCTTCGCGCCGTCGTCTTGCCGGTATGATTTTCTCCTTGCCGCCGCTGAAGAAGACCATGCTGAAGAATCCCTAACTTCCTTAATTATCAG CTTTGGCACCGGCGGCGACTCGTGGAGCAGAGGAACCCAGTCCTCCTCCACCTTGGGCATGGGGGCGTGGCTGAGCAGGACACTGAACGGAACCAAGAGGGCTTGGCGGAGGAGCGGCCGGCCCGGGCTGCACAAGCCCATGCGCTCCACGTCCAAGCTCAGGAACATCTCTGTCTGA
- the LOC124697169 gene encoding pectinesterase-like: MNKKGAIIAGASAVLLVLAAVIVVVCVVFSKRNHHSSTGAAELPVSEKLLKAFCQPTDHRETCEAELSKAAAHARSPTDLTEAIFHVTSGKISEAISESKALIDALRNISKRTSRALHNCGELLSYAVDDLEATLARLQGEVHSVGDLKTWISAALTFQETCLDGLTDSAEATSKMSAALGSALELTDDILAVLDQLPVAVTLQVEEDNAVPNLVVELKPNMTVSSDGSGDFKTINEALAMVPRKSAQVYVLYVKAGVYREYVSVPSDVINLAMIGDGASKTVITGSRNFMMNLTTKDTATMEAIGHGFFMRDIKVENTAGPAKHQAVALRVQSDQAVFHRCTFDGFQDTLYAHAMRQFFRDCTISGTVDFIFGNSQAVLQNCLILARRPMDGQKNTVTAQGRRKRRSAGGTVLHNCTVAAHPDLLEAGTVVRTYLGRPWKEYSRTIYVQSELGALVDQAGWLPWNASSFALDTLFYAEVDNRGPGADTGKRVKWGGIRNLTYEEAQEEFTVDTFLQGQQFIPKYGVPLIRRLLPRSVRT; the protein is encoded by the exons ATGAACAAAAAAGGTGCAATAATCGCCGGCGCGTCGGCCGTCCTATTAGTTTTAGCGGCCGTGATTGTGGTCGTCTGCGTTGTGTTTTCGAAGAGAAACCACCATTCGAGCACCGGCGCCGCCGAGCTCCCGGTGTCGGAGAAACTGCTGAAGGCCTTCTGCCAACCCACTGACCATAGAGAGACGTGCGAAGCCGAGCTGTCGAAGGCGGCCGCCCATGCCCGCTCGCCGACGGATCTCACCGAGGCCATCTTCCACGTCACGTCGGGGAAGATCTCCGAGGCAATCAGCGAGTCCAAGGCGCTCATCGACGCCCTCCGGAACATTAGTAAACGCACATCGCGCGCGCTGCACAACTGCGGGGAGCTGCTCAGCTACGCCGTTGACGACCTCGAGGCGACCCTGGCAAGGCTTCAAGGAGAGGTTCACAGCGTCGGCGATCTCAAAACCTGGATCAGCGCCGCGCTCACGTTTCAGGAGACATGTCTCGACGGGCTCACGGACAGCGCCGAGGCGACGTCCAAGATGAGCGCCGCGCTCGGCAGCGCGCTAGAGCTCACGGATGACATCCTGGCCGTCCTCGACCAGTTGCCGGTGGCGGTGACGCTCCAGGTAGAGGAAGACAATGCAGTGCCAAACCTGGTGGTCGAGTTGAAGCCTAACATGACGGTGTCGTCGGACGGCAGCGGGGACTTCAAGACCATCAACGAAGCTCTGGCCATGGTGCCTCGCAAGAGCGCGCAGGTCTACGTCCTGTACGTGAAGGCCGGCGTTTATAGGGAATACGTGTCGGTGCCCAGTGACGTCATCAACCTCGCCATGATCGGCGATGGCGCCTCCAAGACTGTCATAACCGGCAGCAGGAACTTCATGATGAACCTCACCACCAAGGACACGGCCACCATGG AGGCAATCGGGCACGGCTTCTTCATGAGGGACATCAAAGTGGAGAACACGGCGGGGCCTGCGAAGCACCAGGCCGTGGCGCTGCGCGTGCAGAGCGATCAGGCGGTGTTCCACCGGTGCACCTTCGACGGATTCCAGGACACGCTTTACGCGCACGCCATGCGCCAGTTCTTCCGCGACTGCACCATCTCCGGCACCGTCGACTTCATCTTCGGCAACTCGCAGGCGGTGCTCCAGAACTGCCTCATCCTGGCGCGCAGGCCCATGGACGGCCAGAAAAACACCGTCACGGCACAGGGGCGGCGCAAGAGGCGGTCGGCCGGGGGCACGGTGCTGCACAACTGCACTGTGGCGGCTCATCCGGACCTGCTAGAGGCGGGCACCGTAGTCAGGACGTACTTGGGGCGGCCGTGGAAGGAGTACTCCCGGACGATCTATGTCCAGAGCGAGCTCGGCGCGCTCGTCGACCAGGCGGGGTGGCTCCCTTGGAACGCCAGCAGCTTTGCCTTGGACACACTCTTCTACGCGGAGGTGGACAACCGCGGGCCTGGCGCCGATACCGGCAAACGCGTCAAGTGGGGCGGCATCAGGAATCTCACATACGAGGAGGCGCAGGAGGAGTTCACAGTCGACACCTTCCTCCAGGGACAACAGTTCATCCCCAAGTACGGCGTGCCGCTCATCCGAAGGCTGTTGCCGAGGAGTGTTAGAACTTAG